One window of the Chryseobacterium sp. CY350 genome contains the following:
- the ileS gene encoding isoleucine--tRNA ligase, translating to MSQFKEYKNLNLIDVAENVAEFWKANKTFEKSVETREGNPEFVFYEGPPSANGMPGIHHVMARALKDIFCRYQTQNGKQVFRKAGWDTHGLPVELGVEKELGITKEDIGKKISIEDYNKACREAVMRYTDVWNHLTEKIGYWVDLEDPYITYKSKYMETVWWLLKQLYSKDLLYKGYTIQPYSPKAGTGLSSHEVNQPGAYRDVTDTTIVAQFKTLSETLPVFLQGFGDVHFLAWTTTPWTLPSNTALTVGPKIDYVLVKTFNQYTFEPVNIVLAKPLVGKQFGKKFVEGTDEDFANYTSSSKTIPFQILGEFKGSDLVGIKYEQLLPYALPYQNPENAFRVISGDFVTTEDGTGIVHTAPTFGADDAKVAKEAKPEVPPMLVLNEFGNPVPLVDLQGKFTSHMGDFAGKYVKNEYYDAGTAPEKSVDVEIAIRLKEENKAFKVEKYVHSYPHSWRTDEPLLYYPLDSWFVKMTAVKDRLVDLNKEINWKPKSTGEGRFGNWLENVNDWNLSRSRYWGIPLPIWRTDPSTGSAQEEIIIGSVEELYNEIEKSIAAGLMKENPFKGFEIGNMSEENYSLVDLHKNIVDKIVLVSESGKAMNRESDLIDVWFDSGSMPYAQLHYPFENKELIDNNKAFPADFIAEGVDQTRGWFYTLHAIGTAVFDSVAYKNVMSNGLVLDKNGLKMSKSKGNAVDPFETLAVYGPDATRWYMVSNANPWENLKFDIEGIDEVRRKFFGTLYNTYSFFTLYANVDGFKYAEKDIENRPEIDRWILSELNLLIKEVKAFYEDYEPTRVARSISTFVNDNLSNWYVRLCRRRFWKGDYSDDKISAYQTLYTCLETVAKLSAPIAPFFMDQLYQDLNAATGKETFESVHLTDFPVADESLIDQDLVEKTHLAQSITSMVFSLRKKENVKVRQPLQKVLIPVLDKKTEEQILAVSELIKQEVNVKELQLINAEEASHLIVKQIKPNFKTLGSRLGKDMKVVGNEIANLTSEKISSLEKEGSLEIQGYEITTADVEISTKDIPGWTVTSDGKTTVALDLKITDELKSEGIAREFINRIQNLRKEKDFELTDRISIILEENSPFLDQIKQNEDYISSEVLSNTIEIVPSLSSFNEIDIDDINFKVNVEKN from the coding sequence ATGAGCCAATTTAAAGAATATAAAAACCTCAACCTGATAGACGTAGCCGAGAATGTTGCGGAATTTTGGAAAGCCAATAAAACCTTTGAAAAAAGTGTTGAAACACGTGAAGGAAATCCTGAGTTTGTGTTTTATGAAGGTCCACCTTCCGCAAACGGAATGCCCGGAATTCACCACGTTATGGCGAGAGCGTTGAAAGATATTTTCTGTCGTTACCAAACACAAAACGGGAAACAGGTTTTCCGTAAAGCGGGTTGGGATACGCACGGACTGCCCGTAGAACTTGGAGTTGAAAAAGAACTCGGCATCACGAAAGAAGATATTGGCAAAAAAATTTCGATTGAAGATTATAACAAAGCATGTCGTGAAGCGGTAATGCGTTATACCGATGTTTGGAATCACCTGACCGAAAAAATCGGATATTGGGTCGATCTTGAAGATCCGTATATCACGTACAAATCAAAATACATGGAAACCGTTTGGTGGCTTTTGAAGCAATTGTACAGCAAAGATCTGTTGTATAAAGGTTATACTATTCAGCCTTATTCTCCAAAAGCAGGAACCGGACTTTCTTCTCACGAAGTAAATCAACCCGGAGCTTACCGTGACGTTACCGACACAACGATTGTTGCACAATTTAAAACGCTGTCGGAAACATTGCCTGTATTTTTACAAGGTTTTGGAGACGTACATTTCTTAGCATGGACGACAACTCCATGGACTTTACCTTCGAATACTGCCTTAACTGTCGGACCTAAAATTGATTACGTTTTAGTTAAAACTTTTAACCAATATACTTTTGAGCCTGTCAATATTGTTTTGGCTAAACCTTTGGTTGGAAAACAGTTCGGGAAAAAATTCGTTGAGGGTACGGATGAGGATTTTGCAAATTACACTTCATCAAGCAAAACCATTCCTTTCCAAATTCTTGGAGAATTTAAAGGTTCTGATTTGGTTGGAATTAAATACGAACAACTTTTACCATACGCTTTACCGTACCAAAACCCAGAAAATGCTTTCAGAGTAATTTCCGGAGACTTTGTGACGACAGAAGACGGTACAGGAATCGTTCATACAGCACCAACTTTCGGTGCGGACGATGCGAAAGTTGCCAAAGAAGCGAAACCAGAAGTTCCTCCAATGTTGGTTTTAAATGAATTTGGAAATCCGGTTCCGTTGGTAGATTTACAAGGAAAATTCACTTCGCATATGGGAGATTTTGCTGGTAAATATGTAAAAAACGAATATTATGATGCAGGAACAGCACCCGAAAAGTCTGTTGATGTAGAAATTGCTATCCGTTTAAAAGAAGAAAATAAAGCTTTTAAAGTTGAAAAATACGTTCACAGTTACCCACACAGTTGGAGAACTGATGAGCCGCTTTTATATTATCCTCTGGATTCCTGGTTCGTGAAAATGACCGCGGTAAAAGACCGTTTGGTAGATTTAAACAAAGAAATCAATTGGAAGCCAAAATCAACCGGAGAAGGACGTTTCGGCAACTGGCTGGAAAACGTCAACGACTGGAACCTTTCCCGTTCAAGATATTGGGGAATTCCTTTGCCAATCTGGAGAACTGATCCTTCGACAGGCTCAGCTCAGGAAGAAATCATCATTGGTTCTGTTGAGGAATTATACAACGAAATCGAAAAATCTATCGCAGCAGGATTGATGAAAGAAAATCCGTTCAAAGGATTTGAGATCGGAAATATGTCTGAAGAAAATTATTCTTTAGTTGATTTACATAAAAATATCGTTGATAAAATAGTTTTGGTTTCAGAATCTGGGAAAGCGATGAACCGTGAGAGCGATCTGATCGACGTTTGGTTCGATTCGGGTTCTATGCCTTATGCGCAGCTGCATTATCCGTTTGAAAACAAAGAATTAATTGACAATAATAAAGCATTCCCTGCAGATTTCATTGCGGAAGGCGTTGACCAGACTCGTGGATGGTTTTATACACTTCATGCTATTGGAACCGCAGTTTTTGATTCAGTTGCCTATAAAAATGTGATGAGTAACGGACTTGTTTTGGATAAAAACGGTCTTAAAATGTCAAAATCTAAAGGCAATGCAGTTGATCCGTTTGAGACCTTAGCCGTTTATGGACCGGATGCAACACGTTGGTACATGGTTTCGAATGCAAACCCTTGGGAAAACCTGAAATTTGACATCGAAGGAATTGACGAAGTAAGAAGAAAGTTCTTTGGAACGCTTTACAACACGTATTCATTCTTCACTTTATATGCCAATGTTGACGGATTTAAATATGCAGAAAAAGACATTGAAAACCGTCCGGAAATCGACCGTTGGATTTTATCTGAATTGAATCTTTTAATTAAAGAAGTAAAAGCATTCTACGAAGATTACGAGCCTACAAGAGTTGCAAGATCAATCAGCACTTTTGTAAATGACAACTTAAGTAACTGGTATGTAAGATTATGCAGAAGACGTTTCTGGAAAGGAGATTATTCTGATGACAAAATTTCTGCTTACCAGACTTTATACACGTGTCTTGAAACTGTTGCGAAATTATCTGCACCAATCGCTCCATTCTTTATGGATCAGTTGTATCAGGATTTGAATGCAGCTACCGGAAAAGAAACATTTGAATCAGTTCACCTGACAGATTTCCCGGTTGCCGATGAAAGTTTAATCGATCAGGATCTGGTTGAGAAAACGCATTTAGCACAAAGCATTACAAGTATGGTTTTCTCTTTGCGAAAAAAGGAAAATGTAAAAGTGCGTCAACCTTTACAGAAAGTGTTGATTCCAGTTCTGGATAAGAAAACTGAAGAGCAGATTTTAGCGGTTTCAGAATTAATTAAACAAGAAGTTAACGTTAAAGAATTGCAGTTGATTAATGCTGAAGAAGCATCACATTTAATTGTAAAACAGATCAAACCAAATTTCAAAACATTGGGTTCCAGACTTGGAAAAGATATGAAAGTGGTTGGTAACGAAATTGCTAATCTTACTTCAGAAAAAATCTCATCTCTAGAGAAAGAAGGAAGTCTGGAAATTCAAGGTTATGAAATTACTACTGCTGATGTTGAGATTTCTACAAAAGATATTCCAGGGTGGACGGTAACTTCAGACGGAAAAACAACTGTGGCATTAGATTTGAAGATCACTGATGAGTTAAAATCTGAAGGTATTGCAAGAGAATTTATCAACAGGATCCAAAATCTCAGAAAAGAGAAAGATTTTGAATTAACAGATAGAATTAGCATCATTTTGGAAGAAAATAGTCCTTTTTTGGATCAAATCAAGCAAAATGAAGACTATATTTCATCTGAGGTCTTGTCGAATACAATAGAAATTGTACCTTCACTTTCAAGTTTTAACGAAATTGATATTGATGACATTAATTTTAAAGTAAATGTTGAAAAAAATTAA
- a CDS encoding TraR/DksA family transcriptional regulator — MQDERVRYNDADLQEFKKIIREKIEKAEKDLQLIRESFINDQNNGTDDTSPTFKAFEEGAETLSKEQNSILAGRQEKFVRDLKNALIRIENKTYGVCRVTGKLIPKERLLAVPHATLSIEAKNMQR; from the coding sequence ATGCAAGACGAAAGAGTAAGATATAACGATGCTGATTTACAGGAATTTAAAAAAATAATCAGAGAAAAAATAGAGAAAGCAGAAAAAGATCTGCAATTGATCAGAGAAAGTTTCATTAATGACCAGAATAACGGAACGGATGATACTTCACCTACTTTCAAAGCTTTTGAAGAAGGCGCAGAAACTCTGAGCAAAGAGCAAAACTCTATTTTGGCAGGAAGACAGGAGAAATTTGTGCGTGATCTTAAGAATGCTTTGATCAGAATAGAAAATAAAACCTACGGTGTTTGCAGAGTTACAGGAAAGCTTATTCCAAAGGAAAGACTTTTGGCTGTTCCACACGCTACTTTGAGCATCGAAGCTAAAAATATGCAGAGATAA
- a CDS encoding DUF6576 domain-containing protein: protein MSEYLILGIIIIAIIWFLNRDRIKNRFYPDKPKNLTIDQQFNSDKREREKEIDRLLSKMGKNGINDLSAKDRKRLDELSKH from the coding sequence ATGAGCGAATATTTGATTTTAGGAATTATTATTATCGCCATTATATGGTTTTTAAACAGAGATAGGATCAAAAACAGATTCTATCCCGACAAACCAAAAAATCTGACGATAGATCAACAATTTAATTCTGATAAACGCGAAAGAGAAAAGGAAATCGACCGTCTTCTCAGTAAAATGGGTAAAAACGGAATCAATGATCTGTCTGCAAAAGACAGAAAAAGATTAGACGAACTTTCTAAACATTAA
- a CDS encoding DUF2683 family protein, whose product MEALIVHPKNQMELNALKSVMKDMGIRYEKFHTRGMKTQTVERKAPAKKENPVKNFKDKPKTNL is encoded by the coding sequence ATGGAAGCATTAATTGTACACCCAAAAAACCAAATGGAGCTGAATGCGCTGAAAAGCGTAATGAAAGATATGGGAATTCGCTATGAAAAATTTCATACAAGAGGAATGAAAACTCAAACAGTAGAGAGAAAAGCTCCTGCAAAAAAAGAAAATCCTGTAAAAAACTTTAAAGACAAACCAAAGACCAATCTGTAA
- a CDS encoding lipoprotein signal peptidase, giving the protein MKKILAITFLILFIDQASKIYIKTHFSLGESVSVLPFFKLTFVENPGMAYGLHFGGLIGKYLLVVLRLFLIGGMIYLFKKWLAQGASNYLIIPMSIIFAGAIGNIIDGMFYGLIFDSGTVYDESIGRWIDYGGISKITSFGDGYSNFMKGCVVDMLHFPLVDWTVPENWPVIGGKHIEFFKYIFNIADSAITVGAALLLIFRKKAFPNGLEF; this is encoded by the coding sequence ATGAAAAAGATCTTAGCTATCACATTTCTTATATTATTTATAGATCAGGCTTCAAAAATTTATATTAAAACACATTTCAGTTTAGGCGAAAGTGTTTCTGTTTTACCATTTTTTAAACTTACTTTCGTAGAAAATCCAGGAATGGCTTATGGGCTACATTTTGGTGGCCTCATTGGAAAATACCTTCTTGTGGTTTTAAGACTTTTCTTAATCGGAGGAATGATTTATTTATTCAAAAAATGGCTGGCGCAGGGAGCATCAAACTATTTGATCATTCCGATGTCTATTATTTTTGCAGGAGCCATCGGAAATATCATTGACGGAATGTTCTACGGATTGATTTTCGACAGCGGAACAGTTTATGACGAAAGTATCGGCAGATGGATTGATTATGGTGGAATTTCTAAAATCACTTCTTTCGGGGACGGTTATTCTAATTTTATGAAAGGTTGCGTTGTTGATATGCTTCATTTCCCGTTGGTTGACTGGACAGTTCCTGAAAACTGGCCGGTAATTGGAGGAAAACACATCGAATTTTTTAAGTATATCTTTAATATTGCCGATTCTGCAATTACGGTTGGAGCTGCATTATTATTGATCTTCAGAAAGAAAGCTTTCCCGAATGGATTAGAATTTTAA
- a CDS encoding SanA/YdcF family protein — MKILKKIFFIGLIFLGVSVLFIFWANFKIDSESEDYVTSDLSKLPNKKTGLLLGTSKTLSNGSPNAYFFNRIEAAVKLYKSGKVQNIIVSGDNSKKDYNEPEEMKNELIKAGVPAERIFEDFAGFRTLDSVVRAKEIFGQNSFIVISQKFHNERAVYLARKNGIEAYGYNAADVNKYAGIKTNAREKLARAKVFWDFIFGVEPKYGGDKILIR; from the coding sequence ATGAAAATTTTAAAAAAAATATTTTTTATCGGACTGATATTCCTAGGAGTATCAGTTCTTTTTATTTTCTGGGCCAACTTTAAGATTGATTCGGAATCAGAAGATTATGTGACTTCAGATTTATCAAAACTACCGAATAAGAAAACAGGCCTTTTGTTGGGAACAAGCAAGACCCTTTCAAACGGAAGTCCAAATGCTTATTTTTTCAATAGAATAGAAGCTGCAGTGAAATTATATAAATCCGGAAAAGTTCAAAATATCATTGTAAGCGGAGATAATTCTAAAAAAGATTACAACGAGCCCGAAGAAATGAAAAATGAGCTCATCAAAGCTGGTGTTCCCGCAGAAAGAATCTTCGAAGATTTTGCAGGTTTCAGAACTTTGGATTCTGTAGTTCGAGCGAAGGAAATTTTCGGACAAAATTCTTTTATTGTCATTTCACAAAAATTCCACAACGAAAGAGCAGTTTATCTTGCACGAAAAAACGGCATCGAAGCTTACGGTTACAATGCCGCAGATGTAAATAAATATGCCGGAATCAAAACTAATGCGAGAGAAAAATTAGCACGAGCAAAAGTTTTTTGGGATTTTATTTTTGGAGTAGAACCGAAATATGGAGGAGATAAGATTTTAATTCGTTAA
- the trpS gene encoding tryptophan--tRNA ligase yields MSRILTGIQATGTPHLGNLLGAIIPAVELSKQSGNESFLFIANLHSLTQIKDAKELKQNTYEIAAAWLACGLDTEKTFFYRQSDIPETCELSWHLSCFFPYQRLTLAHSFKDKADRLQDVNAGLFTYPILMAADILLYDAEIVPVGKDQLQHLEIARDVASRFNNQMGEVLVLPQAELQEDTKYVPGVDGHKMSKSRGNIINIFLPEKELKKQVMSIESDSKSLEEPKDPSTDKTFAIFELIATPEQTEELRAKYLAGNFGYGHAKKELLDLILTRFEKERELFSYYMNNLDELESKLQEGAVKTRAIATQTIQRVRESLGI; encoded by the coding sequence ATGTCAAGAATTCTTACCGGCATACAAGCCACCGGAACTCCGCACCTTGGAAACCTTTTAGGTGCTATTATTCCTGCTGTTGAATTATCAAAACAGTCTGGAAACGAATCATTTTTATTCATTGCAAATCTTCATTCGCTTACGCAGATTAAAGATGCAAAAGAACTTAAACAAAACACCTACGAAATTGCTGCGGCTTGGCTTGCTTGTGGATTAGATACAGAAAAAACATTCTTTTACAGACAGAGCGACATCCCTGAAACCTGTGAACTATCTTGGCATTTATCATGTTTTTTTCCTTATCAGAGACTGACTTTAGCGCATTCTTTTAAAGATAAAGCAGACAGACTTCAGGATGTGAATGCAGGTTTATTTACCTATCCAATTTTAATGGCAGCAGATATTTTGTTGTATGATGCAGAAATCGTTCCCGTAGGAAAAGATCAGCTTCAACATTTGGAAATTGCACGTGATGTCGCTTCAAGATTCAATAATCAAATGGGAGAAGTTTTGGTTTTGCCTCAGGCTGAATTGCAGGAAGACACCAAATATGTCCCTGGGGTGGACGGTCACAAAATGTCAAAATCCAGAGGAAACATCATCAATATTTTCTTACCTGAAAAGGAATTGAAAAAACAGGTCATGAGCATCGAAAGTGATTCTAAATCTTTAGAAGAACCAAAAGATCCGTCTACAGATAAGACTTTTGCTATTTTTGAATTAATTGCTACACCGGAACAGACTGAAGAATTAAGAGCTAAGTATTTAGCAGGAAATTTCGGTTACGGTCATGCTAAAAAAGAACTTTTGGATTTAATTCTGACAAGATTTGAAAAAGAAAGAGAACTATTTTCTTACTATATGAACAATCTTGATGAACTGGAATCAAAACTTCAGGAAGGCGCAGTAAAAACAAGAGCAATTGCTACTCAAACCATTCAGCGAGTACGAGAAAGTTTGGGAATTTAA
- a CDS encoding YjjG family noncanonical pyrimidine nucleotidase has protein sequence MKIQHIFFDLDNTLWDHRKNAYLTIKDLFEKEEITLKYNIDFEEFHSVYHEINERLWEQIRDGEIDKEYLRKHRFYDTFKRFEIDDLTLSMFFEEHFLDKILNYNHLVESAEVILDYLKSKDYTLHIISNGFQEVTERKCILSGIDHYFNTITSADSVGIRKPNPEIFEYSLNLAKAEKDESILIGDDWVADVVGAQNFGIDVIFFNVLNENPDRENLKVIEHLLQIKEYL, from the coding sequence ATGAAAATTCAGCACATTTTTTTTGATCTCGATAATACACTCTGGGATCACCGTAAAAACGCTTATCTTACCATCAAAGATCTTTTTGAAAAGGAAGAAATTACATTAAAATACAACATTGATTTTGAAGAATTTCATTCTGTTTACCACGAAATCAATGAAAGACTTTGGGAGCAAATAAGAGACGGTGAAATTGATAAGGAATATCTCAGAAAACACCGTTTCTACGATACTTTCAAACGTTTCGAAATTGATGATTTGACATTGTCGATGTTTTTTGAAGAACATTTTTTAGATAAAATTCTTAATTATAATCATTTGGTAGAAAGTGCGGAGGTTATTTTAGATTATTTAAAATCTAAAGATTATACGCTTCACATTATATCAAACGGCTTTCAGGAAGTGACGGAGAGAAAATGTATTTTGTCCGGAATTGATCACTACTTCAACACCATCACCAGTGCAGATTCTGTAGGAATTAGAAAACCAAATCCTGAAATTTTCGAATATTCTTTAAATCTTGCGAAAGCTGAAAAAGATGAAAGTATATTGATTGGCGACGACTGGGTTGCTGATGTGGTTGGAGCACAGAATTTTGGAATAGATGTGATTTTCTTTAATGTTTTAAATGAAAATCCAGATCGTGAAAATTTAAAAGTTATTGAACATCTTTTACAAATTAAAGAATATTTATAA
- a CDS encoding RNA polymerase sigma factor, with amino-acid sequence MKSTDSLLISLYQQGDEEALSTLIHRHQKDLFSFILYKINDEDLANDVFQDTFIKIIIMLKEGRYNEEGKFILWAKRIAQNLIIDHFRAKSKNVKVSETTFDNEEFSIFDLIREPSENIEDQLVSLQIQEDLLKMLQCLPENQQEVIKLRFFDGLSFKEIAEHTDMSINTTLGRVRYALINLRKIMEENNIILTR; translated from the coding sequence ATGAAGTCAACAGATAGCCTATTAATATCTCTTTACCAACAAGGAGACGAAGAAGCATTATCAACCCTTATACATCGTCATCAGAAAGACCTCTTTTCATTTATTCTTTACAAAATAAATGATGAAGATTTGGCAAATGATGTTTTCCAGGATACATTTATTAAAATCATTATTATGCTGAAAGAAGGTCGTTATAATGAAGAAGGTAAATTTATTCTTTGGGCGAAAAGAATTGCCCAAAATCTTATTATTGATCATTTCAGAGCAAAATCTAAAAATGTAAAAGTTTCGGAGACGACCTTCGATAATGAGGAGTTTTCGATTTTTGATCTCATTCGGGAGCCATCAGAAAATATCGAAGATCAGCTGGTGAGTTTACAAATTCAGGAAGATTTGCTTAAAATGTTGCAGTGTCTTCCGGAAAATCAGCAAGAGGTGATAAAACTCAGGTTTTTTGACGGGTTGAGTTTTAAAGAAATCGCAGAACACACAGATATGAGTATTAATACGACTTTAGGACGTGTTCGGTACGCATTAATTAACTTAAGAAAAATCATGGAGGAAAATAATATTATCTTAACAAGATAA
- the metK gene encoding methionine adenosyltransferase produces the protein MSYLFTSESVSEGHPDKIADQISDALIDNFLAYDKTSKVACETLVTTGQVVLAGEVKSGAYLDVQTIAREVINGIGYTKGEYMFNGDSCGVISAIHEQSPDINQGVDRAVNDESFEAKANAQGAGDQGMMFGYATNETANYMPLALDLAHTILKELSAIRREDSEIKYLRPDAKSQVTIEYSDDHKPVRIDSIVVSTQHDDFAAEEEMLNKIREDIKNILIPRVVALQTEEIKALFNDQIKYHINPTGKFVIGGPHGDTGLTGRKIIVDTYGGKGAHGGGAFSGKDPSKVDRSAAYATRHIAKNLVAAGVADEVLVQVSYAIGVAEPCGLYINTYGTSKTDLNDGEIAKKVSTIFDLRPYAIEQNLKLRNPIYQETASYGHMGREHFVADKTFNKGHKNELTLTGLEFFTWEKLDKVEEIKSAFGI, from the coding sequence ATGTCTTATTTATTTACGTCTGAATCAGTTTCAGAAGGTCATCCGGATAAAATTGCCGATCAGATTTCTGATGCACTAATCGATAATTTTTTAGCATACGACAAAACTTCAAAAGTAGCTTGTGAAACTTTGGTGACTACGGGTCAGGTAGTTTTGGCAGGTGAGGTAAAATCTGGTGCTTATCTCGATGTACAGACGATTGCAAGAGAAGTAATCAACGGAATTGGTTATACAAAAGGTGAATATATGTTCAATGGTGATTCTTGCGGGGTGATCTCTGCAATTCATGAGCAATCTCCGGATATTAATCAAGGTGTCGACAGAGCTGTAAATGACGAGTCTTTCGAAGCTAAAGCAAATGCACAAGGAGCTGGCGATCAGGGAATGATGTTCGGTTATGCAACCAACGAAACGGCAAATTATATGCCTTTGGCTTTGGATTTGGCACATACAATTCTTAAAGAACTTTCTGCGATAAGAAGAGAAGATTCTGAAATAAAATATCTTCGTCCGGATGCGAAATCTCAGGTAACAATCGAGTATTCTGACGATCACAAACCGGTAAGAATTGATTCTATCGTAGTTTCTACTCAGCATGATGATTTTGCTGCTGAAGAGGAAATGCTGAATAAAATCAGAGAAGACATCAAAAATATTTTGATTCCTAGAGTTGTTGCTTTGCAGACTGAGGAAATCAAAGCTTTATTCAACGATCAAATTAAATATCACATCAATCCAACCGGAAAATTCGTAATCGGAGGTCCTCACGGAGATACAGGTTTGACAGGAAGAAAAATCATCGTTGATACTTACGGTGGAAAAGGAGCTCACGGTGGTGGTGCTTTCTCTGGAAAAGATCCTTCAAAAGTTGACAGAAGTGCTGCTTATGCAACAAGACACATTGCTAAGAATTTAGTAGCTGCAGGTGTTGCAGATGAAGTTTTGGTACAGGTTTCTTATGCAATTGGTGTTGCTGAACCTTGTGGTTTGTACATCAACACTTACGGAACTTCAAAAACAGATTTGAATGATGGAGAAATTGCTAAAAAAGTTTCTACAATTTTCGATCTTAGACCTTATGCAATAGAGCAAAATTTGAAGTTGAGAAATCCTATTTATCAGGAAACTGCTTCTTACGGTCACATGGGAAGAGAGCATTTTGTTGCTGATAAAACTTTCAATAAAGGTCATAAAAATGAACTAACTCTTACAGGTCTGGAATTCTTTACCTGGGAAAAATTAGACAAAGTAGAAGAAATTAAATCCGCTTTCGGAATTTAA
- a CDS encoding LysR substrate-binding domain-containing protein — MNIQQLEYLIAVDKYKHFGKAAQACFITQPTLSAMIQKFEDELDVKVFDRTTHPIRTTDVGLQIIDQAKVIIEAVNELKNKANLLNNILGGTINLGIIPTVSSFILPTEIFHFLEENPKILMNVKEMTTDNIIKALKSGELDAGIISTPYDNANEFYQDFLFNEELMIYSSDTEANKKNTFIVPDELNVEKVWLLEEGNCLRNQFENICHLKENRLKPKNLDFLASNIQTLVHMVDKVGGISILPELALNQLSEEQKSKVFRFKKPFPYREISIIYYKPTFKQKIIDELGTFIKNSLSEKLNYNENPKDYVSIKPQ, encoded by the coding sequence ATGAACATTCAGCAATTGGAATATCTTATCGCTGTCGATAAGTACAAACATTTTGGTAAAGCTGCTCAGGCTTGTTTTATAACCCAGCCAACGTTAAGTGCAATGATACAGAAGTTTGAGGATGAGCTGGATGTGAAGGTTTTTGACAGAACAACTCACCCAATCCGCACCACAGATGTAGGGTTACAAATCATAGATCAGGCAAAGGTAATTATCGAAGCCGTCAATGAGCTTAAAAATAAGGCCAATCTATTGAATAATATTTTGGGCGGAACTATTAACTTGGGGATTATCCCGACCGTTTCATCATTTATTTTACCAACAGAAATTTTTCATTTCCTCGAAGAGAATCCGAAAATTCTGATGAATGTGAAAGAAATGACCACAGATAATATTATTAAAGCCTTAAAGTCTGGTGAATTAGATGCAGGAATAATTTCTACTCCTTACGATAATGCCAACGAATTTTATCAGGATTTCTTATTTAATGAAGAGCTGATGATTTACAGTTCAGACACCGAAGCGAATAAGAAAAATACATTTATCGTTCCCGATGAATTGAATGTTGAAAAAGTTTGGCTTTTAGAAGAAGGAAACTGCCTGAGAAATCAGTTTGAAAATATCTGCCATCTAAAAGAAAACAGATTAAAGCCAAAAAATCTTGATTTCTTAGCTTCTAATATTCAGACATTAGTTCACATGGTTGATAAAGTTGGCGGAATCAGTATTTTGCCGGAATTAGCTTTAAATCAATTGTCTGAAGAGCAAAAAAGCAAAGTTTTCAGGTTTAAAAAGCCTTTCCCTTACAGAGAAATCAGTATCATTTATTATAAGCCGACCTTTAAGCAGAAAATTATTGATGAATTAGGAACATTTATAAAAAATTCACTTTCCGAAAAGCTTAATTATAATGAAAATCCTAAAGATTACGTGAGCATCAAACCTCAGTAA